One Primulina tabacum isolate GXHZ01 unplaced genomic scaffold, ASM2559414v2 Contig701, whole genome shotgun sequence genomic region harbors:
- the LOC142534817 gene encoding uncharacterized protein LOC142534817, with product MEAREQVHPHEEKEVDSGFGQMNPLPPPPMGQAPADQPLLPGELTLAQFSSYLPPRFDSSETGQRESRAVRCYRCGGPHLIRECTQTEITCFECGGVGHLARQCPSREGQREPRSARGRSSERGGRQPQQFTPRPSGGQPRMQGAGPPQAQVYALTREQAEEAREEMIADEKERWTFYGKGSRPRVPLVSAIRMSRLLEHGHEGYLIYAVDVTEKKKEVGIEEIPIVAEFADVFPDEIPGFPPAREVEFGIELMPDTSPISRTPYRMAPAELRELKAQLQDLLDKGYIRPSVSPWGAPVLFVRKKDGTMRLCIDYRQLNKVTIKNKYPLPRIDDLFDQLQGTSVYSKIDLRSGYHQIRVRERIFRRQHSGPDMGITSFCYAVSTLLAEPDIYGCIRDAQMTDERVQRWRELVSQKQDTRFRVADDGSLRMNDR from the exons ATGGAAGCTAGAGAACAGGTACATCCACACGAGGAAAAAGAGGTTGACAGTGGGTTTGGACAGATGAATCCATTGCCACCTCCTCCTATGGGACAGGCACCTGCAGATCAGCCTTTATTGCCTGGTGAGTTGACTTTGGCACAGTTCAGCAGTTATCTTCCGCCGAGATTTGATAGTTCTGAGACTG GGCAGAGAGAGTCCAGAGCAGTGAGATGTTATCGTTGTGGGGGACCTCATCTGATCAGAGAGTGTACACAGACCGAGATCACCTGTTTTGAGTGTGGCGGTGTTGGTCATCTGGCGAGACAGTGTCCTAGTCGTGAGGGACAGCGAGAGCCTAGGAGTGCTAGAGGTAGATCCTCAGAGAGAGGAGGACGACAGCCTCAGCAGTTTACACCACGACCTTCTGGAGGACAGCCACGTATGCAGGGAGCTGGTCCGCCTCAGGCACAGgtgtatgctttgacacgagagcaggcagaggaggcacgAGAGGAGATGATAGCGG atgagaaagagcgttggacattttatgggaagggttctcgtccccgtgttccgttggtatctgccatccggatgtctcggttattggagcatgggcatgagggttatcttatttatgctgtagatgtgacagaaaagaagaaggaggtgggaatagaggagatacctatagttgctgagtttgccgatgtatttcctgatgagattccaggcttcccaccagcccgtgaggtggagtttgggATCGAGTTGATGCCAGATACTTCCCCTATTTCTCGTactccttacagaatggcaccagcagagttgagagagttgaaagcccagttgcaggacttgctggacaagggatacattcgccctagtgtatcgccttggggtgcaccagtcttatttgtgagaaagaaagatggaactatgcggctttgtatcgactatcgacagctgaataaggtaacgattaagaataaatatcccctccctcgtattgatgatttgtttgatcagttacagggaacctcagtatattcgaagattgatttgaggtcaggatatcatcagatacgagttagagagaggatattcagaagacagcattcaggaccagatatgggcattacgagtttttgttatgcc gtaTCTACCTTATTAGCTGAACCTGATATATATGGTTGTATTCGTGATGCACAGATGACAGACGAGAGAGTTCAGCGATGGAGGGAGTTAGTTTCTCAGAAACAAGATACTCGTTTTAGAGTGGCTGATGATGGTAGTTtgaggatgaatgatagatga